The Pantoea nemavictus genome includes a region encoding these proteins:
- the nudK gene encoding GDP-mannose pyrophosphatase NudK, protein MSLKINIIKDKLLSENWFVLRNFTYELTRNNGEVVRHKREVYDRGNGATILLYNTEKNTVLLVRQFRIATYVNGNTSGELIETCAGLLDDDSPEDCIRKEAIEETGYQVGKVEKIFEAYMSPGGVTELIHFFAAEYSDAQRANKGGGVEDEEITVLELSFPEALMMVKDGRIRDGKAIMLLQHAQIAGWLQA, encoded by the coding sequence ATGTCGTTAAAGATCAACATCATCAAAGATAAGTTGTTGTCAGAAAACTGGTTTGTGCTGCGCAACTTCACCTATGAACTCACCCGCAACAACGGCGAAGTCGTGCGTCATAAACGCGAAGTCTACGATCGCGGCAACGGCGCAACTATCCTGCTGTATAACACTGAAAAAAATACCGTTCTGCTGGTTCGCCAGTTCCGCATCGCCACCTATGTTAATGGCAATACCAGCGGCGAGCTGATTGAAACCTGTGCCGGATTGCTGGATGACGATTCGCCGGAAGATTGCATTCGTAAAGAGGCGATTGAAGAGACCGGCTATCAAGTGGGAAAAGTGGAGAAAATTTTTGAAGCCTATATGTCGCCGGGCGGCGTAACCGAACTGATCCACTTCTTCGCGGCGGAATACAGCGATGCGCAGCGTGCCAACAAGGGCGGCGGCGTCGAAGATGAAGAGATTACCGTGCTGGAGCTGAGTTTCCCGGAAGCGCTGATGATGGTAAAAGATGGCCGCATTCGCGATGGCAAAGCCATTATGCTGCTGCAGCATGCGCAGATCGCCGGCTGGTTGCAGGCGTAA
- the napC gene encoding cytochrome c-type protein NapC: MKEKLLRIWRWWRRPSRLALGTLLILGFAGGIIFWGGFNTAMEMTNREQFCIGCHEMRNNVYQEYMQTVHYNNRSGVRATCPDCHVPHEWGPKMLRKIQASKEVYAKIFGIIDTPQKFEDHRIELARNEWRRMQNNNSQECRNCHNFDYMDLTAQKTVAAKMHTKAIEEGKTCIDCHKGIAHHLPDMKDQPNGF; this comes from the coding sequence ATGAAAGAGAAACTTCTGCGCATCTGGCGCTGGTGGCGACGTCCAAGCCGTCTGGCGCTGGGCACGCTGCTGATTCTGGGCTTTGCCGGCGGCATTATTTTCTGGGGCGGCTTCAACACCGCGATGGAGATGACCAACCGCGAGCAGTTCTGTATTGGCTGCCATGAGATGCGCAATAACGTCTACCAGGAGTATATGCAGACGGTGCACTACAACAACCGCAGCGGCGTGCGTGCCACCTGTCCGGATTGTCACGTGCCGCACGAGTGGGGCCCGAAGATGTTGCGTAAAATTCAGGCGAGCAAAGAGGTGTACGCCAAGATTTTCGGCATCATTGATACGCCGCAAAAGTTCGAGGATCATCGCATTGAGCTGGCGAGAAACGAATGGCGCAGGATGCAAAACAACAACTCGCAGGAGTGTCGTAACTGCCACAACTTCGATTATATGGATTTAACCGCGCAGAAAACCGTGGCGGCGAAGATGCACACCAAAGCCATTGAGGAAGGGAAAACCTGTATCGATTGCCATAAAGGCATTGCCCACCATTTGCCGGATATGAAAGACCAGCCCAACGGTTTTTAA
- the napB gene encoding nitrate reductase cytochrome c-type subunit, which yields MKPLITLVTLAALMLGGTVYANNGVDLNQSPEVTATQQGTIHQPKEQSRKPLNYVNQPPVIPHSVDGYQVTKNVNRCLQCHGTQSYLTTGAPRVSPTHFTDRDGLVSSTVSPRRYFCLQCHVPQTDAKPVVENTFKPADGFGK from the coding sequence ATGAAACCCTTAATCACACTCGTTACGTTGGCCGCCCTGATGCTCGGCGGCACGGTCTACGCTAATAACGGCGTCGATCTCAATCAGTCACCGGAAGTGACCGCTACGCAGCAGGGCACCATTCATCAGCCCAAAGAGCAGAGCCGTAAGCCGCTCAACTACGTGAATCAGCCGCCGGTTATCCCGCATAGCGTGGATGGCTATCAGGTGACGAAAAACGTTAACCGCTGCCTGCAGTGCCACGGCACGCAGAGCTACCTCACCACCGGCGCGCCGCGCGTTAGCCCAACGCACTTCACCGATCGCGATGGTTTGGTGAGCAGCACCGTATCGCCGCGTCGCTACTTCTGCCTGCAGTGTCACGTGCCGCAAACCGATGCTAAGCCGGTGGTGGAGAACACCTTCAAACCGGCTGATGGCTTCGGTAAGTGA